The following proteins are co-located in the Streptomyces asiaticus genome:
- a CDS encoding ATP-binding protein, whose translation MNAATLTPAHGSPMSTERRPDTRPPATSGGTSWLLPSEPSSVPTARRLALAQLSAWTLHDFADDAALLVSELVTNALRHAGGPIRLTLSLCSVDRAFRCEVADEDPGQPRVRRACGDDESGRGLHLLDLLSRCWGSTCTAAGKVVWFELHPPAVVLEAALAAARTTP comes from the coding sequence ATGAACGCCGCCACCCTCACCCCCGCGCACGGCTCCCCGATGAGCACCGAGCGCCGCCCTGACACGCGGCCCCCGGCCACCAGCGGCGGGACGTCCTGGCTGCTCCCCTCCGAGCCGTCCTCGGTGCCGACGGCCCGGCGGCTGGCGCTCGCCCAGCTGTCGGCGTGGACGCTGCACGACTTCGCCGACGACGCGGCACTGCTCGTCAGCGAGCTGGTCACCAATGCTTTGCGGCACGCGGGCGGACCCATCCGCCTGACGCTCTCGCTGTGCTCCGTCGACCGCGCCTTCCGCTGCGAGGTGGCGGACGAGGACCCCGGGCAGCCCCGGGTGCGCCGGGCGTGCGGCGATGACGAGAGCGGGCGCGGACTCCACCTGCTGGATCTGCTCTCCCGCTGCTGGGGATCCACCTGCACGGCGGCCGGCAAGGTCGTCTGGTTCGAGCTCCACCCGCCTGCCGTCGTCCTGGAGGCCGCCCTGGCGGCGGCCCGAACGACCCCGTGA
- a CDS encoding helix-turn-helix transcriptional regulator, whose translation MVDRKTDSGLPGALVGRTAELAALTAHAEAAHSARSGLVVLSGPAGIGKTSLLRAFLDSDACRKMTVLHGACGEVVAGAGYGGVRALFGSLGLSAEDAQDSPLLRGSARRALPALSPRPGEEGPPTAASVYPVLHGLYWLAANLMTQGPLVLVLDDVHWCDERSLRWIDFLLRRADQLPLLVVLAQRSEVEPVAPAALADILAQPRSAVIRLDPLTDAEVAEMAHQVFAGPVAPSFAERAAAVCGGNPLTVTRLLRELRAKGVAPDESGIREIAEVGSYVVALSVRALFDARPDWVRDVATAIAVLGEEDAEHIGALAGVPAARVSEAVEQLREAEVMAPDRADLAHDVLRSAVLEAAGEERLAELRARAALLLSDAGRPAEEVANQVLLVPGTPQPWMGWVLREAAAQAEHRGAPEAAARYLYRVLEAEPDSLSAHVPLAKALAEINPAEAVRLLKRALTLATDIRTKAPIAVQFGLTCLTVQQSPAAVRVLSEVLDELEAELGPDPDPRDRELRTLVQSTLLISGSDEKATIHTVRERFARIPEPAGDTPAQRQMLAIMTVLSAMEGRSVQRAVGQARRALSSADRLDNWSLLFSAFTLGLADEIEESMEALEHALRHGQDNAAVWSYVITLSYRAQLLHGVGAIPDALADAQTAVEIIGEERWSANVTMPQTALATILIDRGEPERAEELLAAVTRPNLDGFVMEYHSYLMARARARWALGDSATALRLLLDCGASLEESGFANPVFLPWWAEAACLLAAEKRADEARDLVEHGAELARRWSTPRALGLAALARGVTTAGEEGIAQLTEAVEHFSGSPARSEYARAEFLLGGALLDAGRPREARERLRSAVDLAQGCGALALARDARSRLVAAGGRMREITASPVDLLTGTERKVAQMASRGAGNREIAESLFVTVRTVETHLTSVYRKLSVGQRGELASVLNTPRLPDPQAPAWVFASRGRR comes from the coding sequence GTGGTGGACCGGAAAACGGATTCCGGTTTACCCGGCGCGCTGGTCGGGCGCACCGCCGAACTCGCCGCGTTGACCGCCCACGCGGAGGCCGCCCACAGCGCCCGCTCCGGTCTGGTGGTCCTGTCCGGTCCGGCCGGGATCGGCAAGACGAGCCTGCTGCGCGCCTTCCTCGACAGCGACGCCTGCCGGAAGATGACCGTGCTGCACGGCGCCTGCGGTGAAGTGGTGGCCGGCGCCGGATACGGCGGGGTGCGCGCACTCTTCGGAAGCCTCGGGCTCTCGGCCGAGGACGCCCAGGACTCCCCGCTGCTGCGCGGCAGCGCCCGCCGCGCCCTCCCCGCGCTCAGCCCCCGCCCCGGCGAGGAGGGGCCGCCCACGGCCGCCAGCGTCTACCCGGTGCTGCACGGCCTGTACTGGCTCGCCGCCAACCTGATGACCCAGGGCCCCCTCGTGCTCGTCCTGGACGATGTGCACTGGTGCGACGAGCGCTCCCTGCGCTGGATCGACTTCCTGCTGCGCCGGGCCGACCAGCTGCCGCTGCTGGTCGTGCTCGCCCAGCGCAGCGAGGTGGAACCGGTCGCCCCCGCGGCCCTTGCGGACATCCTCGCCCAGCCGCGTTCCGCGGTGATCCGCCTCGACCCGCTGACCGACGCCGAGGTGGCCGAAATGGCCCACCAGGTCTTCGCCGGCCCCGTCGCCCCCTCCTTCGCCGAGCGCGCCGCCGCCGTCTGCGGCGGCAACCCGCTGACCGTCACCCGGCTGTTGCGCGAGCTGCGGGCCAAGGGCGTGGCGCCCGACGAGAGCGGCATCCGCGAGATCGCCGAGGTCGGGAGCTACGTGGTCGCCCTGTCCGTGCGTGCCCTCTTCGACGCCCGGCCCGACTGGGTCCGGGACGTGGCCACCGCCATCGCGGTGCTCGGCGAGGAGGACGCGGAGCACATCGGCGCGCTGGCCGGAGTGCCCGCCGCCCGCGTCTCCGAGGCCGTGGAGCAGCTGCGCGAGGCCGAGGTGATGGCGCCGGACCGGGCGGACCTGGCCCATGACGTGCTGCGCTCCGCGGTGCTGGAGGCCGCGGGGGAGGAGCGGCTGGCCGAACTGCGCGCCAGGGCGGCCCTGCTGCTGAGCGACGCCGGACGGCCCGCCGAGGAGGTCGCCAACCAGGTGCTGCTGGTGCCCGGCACCCCCCAGCCGTGGATGGGCTGGGTGCTCCGGGAGGCCGCCGCCCAGGCCGAGCACCGCGGCGCCCCGGAGGCCGCCGCCCGCTATCTCTACCGGGTCCTGGAGGCGGAGCCGGACAGCCTGTCGGCCCATGTCCCGCTCGCCAAGGCGCTCGCGGAGATCAACCCCGCCGAGGCCGTCCGCCTGCTCAAGCGGGCGCTCACGCTGGCCACCGACATCCGCACCAAGGCGCCCATCGCCGTGCAGTTCGGCCTCACCTGCCTCACCGTCCAGCAGTCACCGGCCGCCGTACGGGTGCTCAGCGAGGTGCTCGACGAGCTCGAGGCCGAGCTGGGGCCCGACCCCGATCCGCGCGACCGCGAACTGCGCACCCTCGTCCAATCGACGCTGCTGATCAGCGGATCCGACGAGAAGGCCACGATCCACACGGTCCGGGAGCGCTTCGCGCGGATTCCCGAACCCGCCGGGGACACCCCCGCCCAGCGCCAGATGCTCGCCATAATGACGGTCCTGTCCGCGATGGAGGGCCGCTCGGTGCAGCGGGCGGTGGGGCAGGCCCGCCGCGCGCTGAGCTCCGCGGACCGGCTCGACAACTGGTCACTGCTCTTCTCCGCGTTCACCCTCGGCCTGGCCGACGAGATCGAGGAGTCGATGGAGGCCCTGGAGCACGCGCTGCGCCACGGCCAGGACAACGCCGCGGTGTGGTCGTATGTGATCACCCTGTCCTACCGCGCCCAACTGCTGCACGGCGTCGGCGCGATCCCGGACGCCCTCGCCGACGCCCAGACCGCCGTCGAGATCATCGGCGAGGAGCGCTGGAGCGCCAATGTGACCATGCCGCAGACCGCGCTGGCCACGATCCTGATCGACCGGGGCGAACCGGAGCGGGCCGAGGAGCTGCTGGCCGCCGTCACCCGGCCGAACCTGGACGGGTTCGTCATGGAGTACCACTCGTATCTCATGGCCCGCGCCCGGGCCCGCTGGGCGCTCGGCGACAGCGCCACCGCGCTGCGGCTGCTGCTCGACTGCGGCGCCTCGCTGGAGGAGTCCGGCTTCGCCAACCCGGTGTTCCTGCCCTGGTGGGCCGAGGCGGCCTGCCTGCTCGCGGCGGAGAAGCGGGCGGACGAGGCGCGGGACCTGGTCGAGCACGGCGCCGAGCTGGCCCGCCGCTGGAGCACCCCGCGCGCGCTCGGACTCGCCGCCCTCGCCCGCGGGGTGACCACCGCCGGCGAGGAGGGCATCGCCCAGCTCACCGAGGCGGTCGAGCACTTCTCCGGGTCGCCCGCCCGCTCCGAGTACGCCCGGGCCGAGTTTCTGCTCGGCGGGGCGCTGCTGGACGCGGGGCGGCCGCGCGAGGCCCGGGAGCGGCTGCGCTCGGCCGTCGACCTCGCGCAGGGCTGCGGCGCGCTCGCGCTCGCCAGGGACGCCCGCAGCCGGCTGGTGGCCGCGGGCGGCCGGATGCGCGAGATCACCGCCTCACCGGTCGATCTGCTCACCGGCACCGAGCGCAAGGTGGCCCAGATGGCCTCGCGCGGGGCGGGCAACCGCGAGATCGCCGAGTCGCTGTTCGTCACCGTACGGACCGTTGAGACCCATCTCACCAGCGTCTACCGGAAGCTGAGTGTCGGTCAGCGCGGGGAGCTGGCCTCGGTGCTGAACACGCCGCGACTTCCCGATCCACAGGCCCCCGCCTGGGTCTTCGCCTCACGCGGCCGGCGCTGA
- a CDS encoding AAA family ATPase, whose protein sequence is MQLNGLPFPGREREQAMLAQTVADLGRGRSSVVTLIGRPGYGQSRLLNLAARLAEDQGFRVLRAKATPGERDVRYGVVGQLLAPMDGLTDGSMKALTGQGPESRLPGLTELLRTARERPTLLAVDDVEWLDPASVRWFGALIRRLPDALIVLLLSGTGRLRPGACPLSTAPQQVITLECELAPLAPRDVAATVALICGRPGDHAFISAALEASAGNPEVLSEALRRFTKHGYPPVAGRVPELTTITEAVGGEHALRVLGGLSDTAVALVRALAVCGDLLDLSLLFALAGPRAASEPGLPEVLQESGLAIASGTGLRLSRPEARSWILAEMPGDERAELHARAAELAYRAAVADEDIARLLLAARPVDEPWVIPVLRRTCAAALRAGRTAQAIACLSRALEEPLDPVPRAQLGIELAAIEVLAAPEAAGRRLAEIIRTGDGGPGRTRARAADLGLSRGDDKALRRAIVDVLPSIDGEERGALAGLFWLTESDGQDDTDLIPDGIPPLPDDPTCPAQAAARAWRLALRGADLPTARALAHRVFTLDGGAGALILPRLAAARTLLLTDDLDEAEVRLDILHTDLRRRHARAAAAQALAVRGELNLRRGRLDMAERDVAAAERSLPRSLWHRHTIPYLLAVRILIALENGDLGQAGVLAAASAPAESREGASWGYLLFARALVAVKDDRPPEAVELFRATGRWQLGRGRINPALMPWRSMAARVHDALGDHEEARRLADEELALARLWGAPNTLGWAQLGAGRVAREGRVERLREAVATLRSTPARLAYAGALMELATAELDTGNPRAAAPLVAELFTFVIAHRPSSKLVAKVRELSERTGPSAVRGRVPHPAWATLTEPEQRTASLVGLGHGNREIAETLSVSRRTVELRLSGAYRKLGIGGRAELIELLRAAQGGGIDVA, encoded by the coding sequence ATGCAGCTCAACGGGCTCCCGTTCCCCGGCCGTGAACGAGAGCAGGCCATGCTTGCCCAGACCGTCGCCGACCTGGGCCGGGGCCGTTCCTCGGTGGTGACACTGATCGGCCGGCCCGGTTACGGACAGAGCCGCCTGCTGAACCTCGCCGCCAGGCTGGCCGAGGACCAGGGCTTCCGGGTGCTGCGCGCCAAGGCGACCCCCGGCGAGCGCGATGTGCGCTACGGCGTGGTGGGACAGCTGCTGGCCCCGATGGACGGACTCACCGACGGCTCGATGAAGGCCCTGACCGGGCAGGGGCCCGAGAGCCGCTTACCGGGCCTGACCGAGTTGCTGCGGACCGCCAGAGAGCGGCCCACACTGCTGGCCGTCGACGATGTGGAATGGCTGGACCCGGCCTCGGTGCGCTGGTTCGGGGCGCTCATCCGGCGGCTGCCCGACGCCCTGATCGTCCTCCTGCTGAGCGGCACCGGCCGGCTCCGCCCCGGCGCGTGCCCCCTGTCCACCGCGCCGCAGCAGGTGATCACCCTCGAATGCGAACTGGCCCCGCTCGCCCCGCGCGACGTGGCCGCCACGGTCGCGCTGATCTGCGGCCGCCCCGGCGACCACGCCTTCATCTCCGCGGCCCTGGAGGCGAGCGCGGGCAACCCCGAGGTGCTGTCCGAGGCACTGCGCCGCTTCACCAAACACGGCTACCCGCCGGTCGCCGGGCGCGTGCCGGAACTGACCACCATCACCGAGGCCGTGGGCGGTGAACACGCCCTCCGCGTGCTCGGGGGGCTGTCCGACACGGCCGTCGCGCTCGTCCGCGCGCTCGCCGTCTGCGGCGATCTGCTGGATCTGTCCCTGCTGTTCGCGCTCGCCGGCCCCCGCGCCGCGAGCGAGCCCGGCCTGCCCGAAGTGCTCCAGGAGAGCGGGCTCGCCATCGCCTCCGGAACCGGGCTCCGGCTGAGCCGGCCCGAGGCGCGCAGCTGGATCCTCGCCGAGATGCCCGGTGACGAGCGGGCCGAACTCCACGCCCGCGCCGCCGAGCTGGCCTACCGGGCGGCCGTGGCCGACGAGGACATCGCCCGGCTGCTGCTCGCCGCCCGCCCGGTCGACGAGCCCTGGGTGATCCCCGTGCTGCGCCGCACCTGCGCCGCCGCGCTGCGCGCGGGCCGGACCGCCCAGGCCATCGCCTGTCTGTCGCGGGCGCTGGAGGAGCCGCTGGACCCGGTGCCGCGCGCGCAACTGGGCATCGAACTCGCCGCCATCGAAGTGCTCGCCGCCCCCGAGGCCGCCGGCCGCCGGCTGGCGGAGATCATCCGCACCGGCGACGGCGGGCCCGGCCGGACCCGGGCGCGCGCCGCCGACCTCGGGCTCTCCCGCGGCGACGACAAGGCGCTGCGCCGCGCGATCGTCGACGTGCTGCCCTCGATCGACGGCGAGGAACGGGGGGCGCTGGCCGGGCTGTTCTGGCTCACCGAGTCCGACGGGCAGGACGACACCGATCTGATCCCGGACGGGATACCGCCGCTGCCCGACGACCCCACCTGCCCGGCGCAGGCCGCGGCGCGCGCCTGGCGGCTGGCGCTGCGCGGGGCGGACCTGCCCACCGCCCGGGCGCTGGCCCACCGGGTCTTCACCCTGGACGGCGGCGCGGGCGCCCTGATCCTGCCCCGGCTCGCCGCCGCCCGGACCCTGCTGCTGACCGACGACCTGGACGAGGCCGAGGTCCGGCTGGACATCCTCCACACCGACCTGCGCAGGCGGCACGCCCGCGCGGCCGCCGCCCAGGCCCTGGCCGTCCGCGGCGAGCTGAACCTGCGGCGCGGCCGGCTCGACATGGCCGAACGGGACGTGGCCGCCGCCGAGCGGTCGCTGCCCCGCTCCCTCTGGCACCGCCACACCATCCCGTATCTGCTGGCCGTCCGGATCCTCATCGCCCTGGAGAACGGCGATCTCGGCCAGGCCGGTGTGCTCGCGGCCGCCTCCGCCCCCGCCGAGTCGCGCGAGGGCGCCTCCTGGGGCTACCTGCTCTTCGCCAGGGCGCTGGTCGCCGTCAAGGACGACCGGCCGCCCGAGGCGGTGGAGCTGTTCCGGGCCACCGGCAGATGGCAGTTGGGCCGCGGGCGGATCAACCCCGCCCTGATGCCGTGGCGTTCGATGGCCGCCCGGGTCCACGACGCCCTCGGCGACCACGAGGAGGCACGGCGGCTCGCCGACGAGGAGCTCGCGCTGGCCCGGTTGTGGGGTGCCCCCAACACGCTCGGCTGGGCCCAGCTGGGCGCCGGACGGGTGGCCCGGGAGGGGCGGGTCGAGCGGCTCCGCGAGGCGGTGGCCACCCTGCGCTCCACCCCGGCCCGGCTCGCCTACGCGGGGGCCCTGATGGAGCTTGCCACGGCCGAACTCGACACCGGGAACCCGCGCGCCGCGGCCCCCCTGGTGGCCGAGCTGTTCACCTTCGTCATCGCCCACCGGCCCTCCAGCAAGCTGGTCGCGAAGGTGCGCGAACTGTCCGAGCGGACGGGGCCCTCCGCCGTCCGCGGACGCGTCCCGCATCCGGCGTGGGCGACGCTGACCGAGCCGGAGCAGCGCACCGCCTCCCTCGTCGGACTCGGCCATGGCAACCGGGAGATAGCCGAGACCCTCTCCGTTAGCAGACGCACCGTGGAGCTGAGGCTCAGCGGTGCGTACCGAAAGCTGGGGATCGGCGGTCGCGCGGAGCTGATCGAGTTGCTGCGGGCGGCGCAAGGAGGGGGAATCGATGTTGCTTGA